The genomic interval tcttccagagatcctgagttaaattcccagcaaccacatggtgactcccaGTCATctataaggggatctgatgccctcttctggcctgtgggtATGTATGCAGTAGAACTCataccttaaataaataaaaactttacaaaagaaaataatacatgtcTACATCTAAGTGATTTAATAGCATAGTGGAACATTTGGATcaactttaaaaaagagagagagagagatcgttAGTTCAAATGCCACTTTTAAGTTACTTCATTATTATTGTGATCATTGTGATCACAATACTTCAAAGACTATTATCTTCATATGCTTTTATACTAACAAGTTCATCAGATAAATATGATAATGACCTTCACATGTTATGGAGGGGAATTCTGCACCAGACATAGGATGCTCATCTTTGGGGATGTCTTCTGGTTGTAGGAGTCTCCTATTGTTTGACAAAGCAGAAGAGTTTCTTCACTTGGATTTTTGTTGCCTCCAGGAATCTACCTCTGAGCCTTTGAAGATGCTGTAAATGATAGATGGCTGTGGGAAGAAACATTAGCATGATGACTAATTTCATCCTTTTGGGATTTTTAGAGCATCCCCAGCTGCAGATTGTCCTCTTTGTGTTGTTTCTGGGGATCTACCTGGTGACCCTGGCTGGAAACTTGGGCCTCATTGTCCTGATCAGAATGGACTCACACCTCCActcccccatgtacttcttccttaGCAATCTGTCCTTTGTTGATGTCTCATACACCTCCTCTATAGCTCCTAAGATGCTCTGCGATTTCTTTAGGGAGCAGAAGTCCATCTCCTTTATAGGCTGTGCTATacagcttttcttctttgttggaATGGGAGGTACTGAGTGCTGTCTCCTGGCAGCCATGGCATATGACAGATACGCTGCTATCTCCAACCCTTTACTCTATCCATCCCTCATGTCACCCACGATCTGTGTGGGGATGGCCATCACAGTATACACAGGAGGGTTCCTCACTGGCTTGATCCAAACCAGCTCCATATTCCAGCTTCATTTTTGTGGGTCTCGAGTCATTAATCATTTTTTCTGTGACTTGCCACCCCTGATGTCCTTGTCTTGCTCTAGTACCTTTTTTAGCCAAGTAGTGAACTTTctagttgtgtgtgtggttggtgggGCATCAGCACTGGTTGTCTTGGTCTCCTATGGCTACATCATTGCTGCCGTCATGAAGATTCATTCAACCCGTGGGCAGATGAAGGCTTTCAACACCTGTGCCTCTCATCTGACTACAGTGACCCTTTTCTATGGCTCTGGTCTCTTCTCATACCTCCATTCTAATGCTGGATACTCACAGGACAAAAACAAGGTGGTGTCCATGTTCTATGGTGCAGTGATTCCCATGTTGAACCCTATCATCTATAGCCTGAGAAACAAGGAGATCAAAGAAGCATTGAAGAAtctcaagaagaggaagaagcagatgtTCTGTCTCTGTGCTATGTAAttccttagtttaaaaaaaaaaaacttaagccTTTtgttaaatgtaaataataaaataataatgtacttCAGAAAACAGTAGTAAGTTAAAGAAGCTATTTCAAGCAAGGCCTCTTACCTGCTCCTCAACAAACACATCTACCAGACAATTGTGCTTAatggatatttattttcttcGCTTTCTTGTTATAGGGTGGtgtttgattttaaatttgatcACTTGTAAAGTAAAATACATATGGTTTTGATGGTATTTGTCTATTATGGGTTACCAGGTGCTAAATTCAAGATACCATGTCTTAGGAACATGAGCCAAAGCCTAGTAATAGAGACATGTCATCCATTGATGTCTTCCTTACAATAAGGCATGGTTCTTGCCAGTTCTCTTACCTCTTGGGATATATTGACTGCCCCCTTGTCTTGGATCACTACCAGTCCAGGGTTGGTGCTAACTAGAAATATTAGCTTTGGATTAGGAACCTAAAAGTCCCCACACACATGATTTCAATAATGATGACTCAGAAGCAGGAAAGTAAGAGGGCACCTGTAAACTATGTTTAGGAAGAGTAGAGGATAACAGTGTGCAGTCATAAAGTTCACAGAGGCCAGATACAAGGAGCCAAGACCACAGACTTTTATATCTGCTAGGTCATGATGAGGAGAAAGCAAGGATAGAGCACATGAGAGGCCCTACACTCAGGATTCCAACTCTCAGTCCAGGGGTTACTTGCAGCCAATTGATAGTGATCAATGTGACCCAATGCAAAATTGCAAACTTActtaaacattataaaatatttttggaaaaaaattaaaaactcagttATGTTCTCAGTCATGAATTTTGTAGATGGTGCCATGTTATAATATCAAAAGTTTGGATGCACCTGAAAATTGAATGGCATGAGGTCCAGGCCTGAAATCTCCTTCATGACTATGTATGACCAGCTGGAAGAGACAAACTTCTATGAGACACTCTGATTCCTTATCTGTTCACTAGATCAGGTTTCACTCTTGACCATATATGGCTTCTAGTGTGTGTCCTGTCTGCAATCTCCCTGAACTTTGATGTCAGCCTTTCCTGCTGTTAGCCTGACCTCAATTTCCATGTATTCTCTAAGAAGTGTCATCACTCCTGTCAGGGTGTCACCATTCCAGAGCATGATCTGAGAAGAGGATATCTACATCAGGAGTTTGCTGGACAATGGAATATGTCATTCAAATTGTCTTTAACTGTATTTTTCAAGATGATTCCAAGATATTGGTAAATGAAGTCTTGTTTCTTTAATGGTTGTGTATATAAACCATGCTGAGTTATGGCATGCAACTGTGAATCATATAGTCCTGTTTATCAATATTTTGATTTACTACTCTCGCATTTCACAGTGTTCTCATTTAATAATTTCTAAGACTAGCTGAATTCTCGGCAATTTCTATGGGAGGAGATGATTTAGTTGCGATAGTCTCCTCCTAGTCAAGCCTTTCTTGATCCTACAGTTCTACAGACAAGGCAGTCACTACAGAAATGTGTCCTTAGGTAAAATACTATAGGAACCACCTTTCTCCAtctgacattttatatttttctgactGCCTTTTCCTAAGCTGTTAGCATCCATGTCTAAGCTCTTCTTTGCCCTTCTTCCAAAGCACTGGGCATATCCTTCCACAAATTATATGCATAATAAGTATCTgtttaacaaacaaataaatctaagtTTACCTGGTAGGTAATTTAGAGATGTAAAATCAAAGCAAGGGGATAAATGCTTACTGGAAGCTTATGATGTACCAGCATTGTTTAAAAGGTCTCAATTctataacatacacacaaattccTTTGTTAAAATTTCAGGATTGGCTAGATTGCTTAGGTGTTACCAGTGCTTGCTGCTTTCGCAGAGAATCCAAGTAGAGAGTATCATGGAAGTTGTTAGAAgataggaagggaagagggaaagatagATGAAGGAAGTTAGATAAATAAGTCACGTTAAGGAAGTGCTACTTCTTTACAGCGTATGTGAGTTATTCTCTTTTATTGAATGCCCTCAAAACAAAGCGATGATATATTTTGAAAGGATGAAATGTTAATACcctgttttatgtatatgcatcaaATGAACATAAAGTAGCTCATAAGATCCACAGTTACTATGTGCCAATTAAAACATGAAGACAACTAAATAACAGGAGTTCAGAACAAATCAGTGGCTATTTAGATGTAGTATTCATTAAGCAATATTACAATGTACAACATAGTGTCCTAGCCTTGACTTTTAACATTCTCTCCCAGAGTTTCAGATGCCTATCACCTCCTTGAGCTGTCCTCTGAAAAGTTAGATCACAGATATGGGTCCCATCATTGAATAGTCTTTCATGGATCCTCTCACAGATGATGGTCTTACCTTTGGACAGTCTGTTTGCAAATGTTGTTCATTGTGAAGACTGGCCCCAACTGTGACTGTCCTTCTTTGAGGTCATGTCACAGAGATTGATTCCATCAGTCAGAAGACATTCACTGGCCTAAGTCACACCTTGATGTTGGTCACACCACTAGGTTGTGATTCAGGGGTTCTGAACACTGTTCTTACTCTGTGATCCCTTGCAAGAGCTCACAGATTTGGGTCTTGTCTTCATCATCAccttgaaaatgctgaccttgcCTCCTAGGCAGCTGCCTGGTGCTTGGCATGCTGACGCTTATAGGCTGAATGTGTTAACCTGCAGACCCAAGTTTCCTCCTCAATGAACACAGACACCAATGCAGTTCTGGTGGAAAGTTCCTTCCTGTGGTCTAGAGTAGTTCTACTGGCTACACTTTATCTTATAACTCTGGCAAAACTTGTTCTGGGTTTCCTGAGTATAGTTTACAGACAGTCTGAGGTTGCCAAGCTATGGCTCAGCATGGCTCTTTTTAAAATGGTGTCTTGCTCCATGATAGAGGACTGAGTAGACAGGGATTCATAGTCTACTATTGATTGCAACCTTTCCCTCtgctcttttctctttaaaatgcctGTTAATAGGGAATGTGCCGATGCCCTCTGTCTTAGGCCATATCTCTGGTTACATTCTTATTAGGAGAAGAGAGCTAGCTCCCTAGACCAGGCAAATTCATCCAGACTGGGCTCTTCACATTCTGTTTTgtaagaattttttgtttgtttgttttgctttgtactTTACTTTGCAATTGAACTAGAGATTCCTGCCCATTACCTCTTCATGACAGCTGCCACCCAACTCTCCCAAGTATATTTACTAGAGGTGCTGGCATGACAACGGCTATCTTCtggaaatctattttttttactaaacattttttttctttcatttttaactaGTCACTCTTTTTACAGATTTATACATTATTTAATACAgctttctgcctgcatgtatgcctgcaagCCAGAAAAGagtaccagatctcattacagatggttgtaagccaccatgtggttgctgggaattgaacccaagacctctggaagagcagtcagtgctcttaacctctgagccatctctccagccctctagttTTTGATATGATTACACAGAAGCATTTCcccttggctttctttttctacCCTTCATAAAAAAGGAATTGTAAACCCACCAGGTTCTTCTTTTAGTAGAGAAACAGTCTTTGTGAGAAAACTCTCCCTTAGAGGAAGGAGTGGACCAGGAAGTCCCAGAACATGAGGTTAGAACTCAGCCATTGAGAAGAGAAAATATCACTGTCTCAGTGTTACAACATCCATATTCTCGATTGGAGTTTAATCCACAGACTGCAGAAGTCCTAGCTCCCTGCTTTGTGTACTAGGTTTCAGATGGGCCACTTAGATTCCTGCAGACCACATAAAATGGCCCATGTAACCATCCCAGATGGTTGATGAAATACAGGGATTGGAAACATATGATCCTGTTCCAAGCCTGCACAGGATAAACGTTACACATGAGTCAGGAGCTTGTACGTAGTTAACCAGATATGGCTTCCGGCTTCTTAAAGGAAGTGAAAGAGCCCTTTAGCATCCCGGATTCACACCTTTTTGGGGGAAGAACTGCTTCTCTGTGCTTGAGGCCAGAGGTTGGTTAGTGTGTAACCCCAGGCATTTACTCACTGTGGATGATCAGCCTGAAAGCATATGTGCTTGGACACGTAACTCAGTGCAAGAGCCCAGAGGAAATCATTAGTGGAAGGGGGAAAATAGGAAAGTATCTGTTAAGAGCCAACCTACTGCCCTGGTGTACAGTGTTCTTGGTCACTATATGTTTCTGATAAATTAAAATTGAGATCATATAGTGGCTTTTGTATTCTATTtctatctaaaaaagaaaacccaacacCTCTGTAAAGTCCCTCACTCTCTCATGAAATGCTTAGGACAAGACAGCCTGGTGTCCCAGCACACTGCAAGCAGAATTATCTTCATTTTTTATCTCAGCCCCAGATAATATCATCTCCACACCAGGACACAAGGGCTTAGTAGCAATGAGACATCATAAAATGTGCGTAAGTACTACTCCacttcctttcttctgtaagGACAGCCTCCAACCTTAGTAATCCAATGAGAAATCTAAGGCTTGTCCATGAGTTAGAAATACCCTGGGTCTGGTAGAGATAAAAGCGTGACAAGAAGGGCAGATATTGCTACGGCCTCTGCATTTTCAGCAAAAGAATCTGGCACTGGAAACCgacaagagaacagaacagtGAGCCAAGATTGGAACAAGTCTAAGAGAGTGAAGAAACATTACAGCAGGCTCTTCAGGTAGAGAAGGGGTGAGATGTGCGATTTACTTCTTCTGAGGACTCATCACTGTTGCAGAATAAACAGCTGGGGTGAAGAAAACAGGGCAGTGATTTGTGGAGAGTATAAGTTCAGGAATATGGTACACTATAATTTATTGCATGTCCTAGCTGTCTTAAACACTCCAACCAACTCTCATTTGCCTATTTTGCAGTTAGTATAACCTGAAGAGCAGTTTATAGTTATAGAGAATTATTGAATTTTCTGTTTAAGAAActgctttctttcccatcttttgTTTGTCCCAGGCTCTCTTGTGGATGTTCAGGACTGGTGTATGGCTGGAACTACCTGCACCATGAACACCTTCATTGTTACAGTCCTCATCTGGACCACAGTGGCATATGCCGAAGTAGAGAAGGCACTTGAAGAGATCCATGATGATGGTTTTCAAAAGTGCCAGAATGCTCTGCATCTACCTGTTTTGGAAGTGCTACCTGGAGGAGGCTGGGATAACCTGAGGAATATGGACATGGGACAAGTGGTGGACTTGACATACACCAAATGTAAAACCACAGAAGACGGACAGTACATCATCCCTGATGAAGTCTTTACTATTCCTCAGAAAGAGAGCAACCTGGagatgaactcagaaatcctggaATCCTGGCAGAATTACCGAAGCACCACCTCATTTTCCATCAACATGAATCTCGATTATCTGCCCAAAGTCAACGGCAAGTTCTCTACTGAGTTCCAAAGGATAAAGACCATTCAGGTGAGAGACCATGCTGTAACTACACGAGCACAGGTGAGAAatttggtctacacagtgaaaatCAACCCAAATGCAGAACTTAGCTTGGGGTTTAAGAAGGAGCTCATGGAAATCTGTGACCGTCTGGAGAAAAATCAGACAAAGATGGCCACCTACCTGGCAGAACTCTTGGTCCTCAACTATGGCACACACATAATCaccagtgtggatgctggggcTGCACTGGTTCAGGAGGATCACATAAGGTCCTCCTACCTTAAGAACAATAAGGGAAACCATGCTGCTGTAACTGCATCTGCTGGATTTACCTTTGCAAAGGTTGTGAACTTCAACATAGAGGCAGGCTTTGACTATAAAAATAACTTGGCCTCAGGCTATCTTGCAAACAGAACCAATTCGAGGGTGCAGAGCATTGGAGGAATTCCCTTCTATCCAGGGATGACCATTGAAGTCTGGCAACATGGCATCGTCAACCACCTGGTGGCAGTGGACCGTGCTGGTTTGCCTCTGCATTTCTTCATCAAGCCTGAAAAGCTTCCTGGTTTTCCACACCACTTGGTGGAGCAGCTGGCGAAGACAGTGGAAACTGCTGCGAAAAGCTATTACAACTTTAACACTTTCCCAGGCTGCACAAATATCAACTCCCCAAACTTCAATTTTCAAGCCAATACAGATGATGGCTCTTGTGATGGTGAAGTAGTCAACTCTCCCTTTGGAGGGGTTTATCAGTTGTGTGCTCAGTTATCAGGGCAAAGTAAGGTTGATATGTgccaaaaattctatcagaggAACCCACTTACTGGTGGATTCTCTTGTCCCTCTGGCTACAACCCTGTCCATCTGCTGTCTCAGACCCACGAGAAGGGGTATACCGAAAAGGAATGCAGAAATAAATGTACCCTCAAGATATTCTGTCATACAGAGTGTAAAGATGTGTTCCGAGTGGCCAAGGCTGAAGTTAGTGCTTATTGGTGTGTGGCCAGTAGCCAAGTATCAGACAGCTCAGGAATTCTCTTTGGAGGAGTCTTCACGGACAAGAGCATCAACCCTATGACAAATGCACCGTCATGCCCAACCAGTTACTTTCCTCTGAAGCTGTTTGAGAACCTCAAGGTATGTGTTTCTCTGGATCATGAGTTGGGGCCCAAATCTTCAGTCCCTTTTGGTGGGTTCTTTAGCTGCACAAAAGGGAACCCACTGTATAATTCTTCTACTTCTGGAGACTTAGAGAACTCATTTCTGCAAAAGTGTCCTGGGGGCTTCAGCCAACAGCTAGCTGTGATCATTGATGGATGCCAAGTGTCCTACTGTGTCAAAGCTGGAATCTTTACAAAAGCATCTCTGGCCCCTGCTAGGCTCCCACCTTACACTCAGCTACCTATGAGTCAGTTTTCTATCGACTCAGTTGAGGTGACAAGTAGTGAGAGTGCCAAATCCTGGGTTAAGGACCCCTATACCCTGCAATGGAAGCTAGAGGAGCCATCGAAAAGTGGTAGTTTATCAGGAGGATCAACAGCTGGAATCACAGTTGTGGTTATCCTAGCATTAGGGGTTTTAACTGCCATGGCCATCTATGGCAATCGGA from Arvicanthis niloticus isolate mArvNil1 chromosome 1, mArvNil1.pat.X, whole genome shotgun sequence carries:
- the LOC117696078 gene encoding olfactory receptor 5A1-like isoform X1 produces the protein MAVGRNISMMTNFILLGFLEHPQLQIVLFVLFLGIYLVTLAGNLGLIVLIRMDSHLHSPMYFFLSNLSFVDVSYTSSIAPKMLCDFFREQKSISFIGCAIQLFFFVGMGGTECCLLAAMAYDRYAAISNPLLYPSLMSPTICVGMAITVYTGGFLTGLIQTSSIFQLHFCGSRVINHFFCDLPPLMSLSCSSTFFSQVVNFLVVCVVGGASALVVLVSYGYIIAAVMKIHSTRGQMKAFNTCASHLTTVTLFYGSGLFSYLHSNAGYSQDKNKVVSMFYGAVIPMLNPIIYSLRNKEIKEALKNLKKRKKQMFCLCAM
- the LOC117696078 gene encoding olfactory receptor 5A1-like isoform X2, with protein sequence MDSHLHSPMYFFLSNLSFVDVSYTSSIAPKMLCDFFREQKSISFIGCAIQLFFFVGMGGTECCLLAAMAYDRYAAISNPLLYPSLMSPTICVGMAITVYTGGFLTGLIQTSSIFQLHFCGSRVINHFFCDLPPLMSLSCSSTFFSQVVNFLVVCVVGGASALVVLVSYGYIIAAVMKIHSTRGQMKAFNTCASHLTTVTLFYGSGLFSYLHSNAGYSQDKNKVVSMFYGAVIPMLNPIIYSLRNKEIKEALKNLKKRKKQMFCLCAM
- the LOC117708112 gene encoding macrophage-expressed gene 1 protein-like translates to MAGTTCTMNTFIVTVLIWTTVAYAEVEKALEEIHDDGFQKCQNALHLPVLEVLPGGGWDNLRNMDMGQVVDLTYTKCKTTEDGQYIIPDEVFTIPQKESNLEMNSEILESWQNYRSTTSFSINMNLDYLPKVNGKFSTEFQRIKTIQVRDHAVTTRAQVRNLVYTVKINPNAELSLGFKKELMEICDRLEKNQTKMATYLAELLVLNYGTHIITSVDAGAALVQEDHIRSSYLKNNKGNHAAVTASAGFTFAKVVNFNIEAGFDYKNNLASGYLANRTNSRVQSIGGIPFYPGMTIEVWQHGIVNHLVAVDRAGLPLHFFIKPEKLPGFPHHLVEQLAKTVETAAKSYYNFNTFPGCTNINSPNFNFQANTDDGSCDGEVVNSPFGGVYQLCAQLSGQSKVDMCQKFYQRNPLTGGFSCPSGYNPVHLLSQTHEKGYTEKECRNKCTLKIFCHTECKDVFRVAKAEVSAYWCVASSQVSDSSGILFGGVFTDKSINPMTNAPSCPTSYFPLKLFENLKVCVSLDHELGPKSSVPFGGFFSCTKGNPLYNSSTSGDLENSFLQKCPGGFSQQLAVIIDGCQVSYCVKAGIFTKASLAPARLPPYTQLPMSQFSIDSVEVTSSESAKSWVKDPYTLQWKLEEPSKSGSLSGGSTAGITVVVILALGVLTAMAIYGNRRFKKKESDGVPRRQTFLPFPRARATPAGLQDPNPA